A part of Microbulbifer sp. MI-G genomic DNA contains:
- a CDS encoding polysaccharide biosynthesis protein has product MDKLRNWLLGLSRRNKRILQVATDMLLVWLALWLAFAIRLGFDKPINPLGAYAWLFISAPVITIPIFFKFGMYRAVMRYFGKDALISIFKAVTLSALVLALVVYWYRDPPATIPRSVVFIYCWLSLVMIGGLRLVLRQYFMGDWYVASQQVPFINRVDHLPKVAIYGAGAAGNQLVAALRIDRVMLPVAFIDDDVGIANRVIAGLRVFKSKHIQRMIDQTGTQEVLLAIPSASRARRREILELLERFPLHVRSVPGFMDLASGRVKVEDIQEVDVADLLGRDAVPPQKILFERCIRCHVVMVTGAGGSIGSELCRQIVATGPTTLLLFEHSEFNLYSIHAELEQRIRRESLPVRLMPILGSIRNPRLLLDIMRSWEVSTVYHAAAYKHVPMVEQNIAEGVMNNVFGSLYTAQAAVKAGVEHFVLISTDKAVRPTNVMGSTKRLAEMALQALSRQSAPTLFNDGETINQVNNTRFTMVRFGNVLGSSGSVIPRFHDQIKRGGPVTVTHPNITRYFMTIPEAAQLVIQAGAMGEGGDVFVLDMGKPVKIAELAEKMIHLSGCSVRSERDPHGDIAIEFTGLRPGEKLYEELLIGDNVSPTDHPMIRCATEDHLSWETFKIVLAQLLHALERDDYECVRQLLRETVSGYTPEGEIIDWIHQRRCREPELA; this is encoded by the coding sequence ATGGACAAGTTGCGTAATTGGTTGTTGGGGTTATCGCGTCGCAATAAGCGTATCTTGCAAGTAGCGACCGATATGCTGTTGGTGTGGCTGGCATTGTGGCTGGCGTTTGCTATTCGTTTGGGGTTCGACAAGCCAATTAACCCTCTTGGCGCGTATGCCTGGTTGTTTATTAGTGCGCCGGTAATTACGATACCTATTTTCTTCAAGTTTGGCATGTACCGGGCTGTGATGCGGTATTTCGGTAAGGATGCACTGATTAGCATCTTCAAAGCGGTCACACTCTCGGCTCTGGTGTTAGCTTTGGTGGTCTACTGGTACCGCGATCCTCCGGCCACAATACCGCGCTCAGTTGTGTTCATCTATTGTTGGTTGAGCTTGGTGATGATCGGCGGCTTGCGCTTGGTCTTGCGGCAATACTTTATGGGGGATTGGTATGTGGCGAGTCAACAGGTACCTTTTATCAACCGAGTAGATCATTTACCGAAAGTGGCTATTTACGGCGCTGGAGCGGCAGGTAACCAACTGGTGGCGGCGTTGCGTATAGACCGGGTTATGCTACCGGTGGCTTTTATCGATGATGATGTTGGCATTGCCAACCGAGTGATTGCAGGCTTGCGGGTCTTCAAGTCCAAGCATATCCAGCGAATGATTGATCAGACTGGAACCCAAGAGGTGCTCCTGGCAATTCCGTCGGCCTCCCGTGCACGCCGACGCGAGATACTGGAATTGCTGGAGCGCTTTCCCCTGCATGTACGAAGTGTGCCGGGTTTTATGGACCTGGCGAGTGGTCGAGTCAAAGTTGAAGATATTCAGGAAGTGGATGTAGCCGACCTGCTGGGTCGCGATGCGGTGCCTCCACAGAAGATTCTTTTCGAGCGCTGTATCCGCTGTCATGTGGTAATGGTGACAGGCGCCGGTGGTTCGATTGGTTCGGAACTGTGTCGTCAAATTGTAGCTACTGGTCCAACTACGCTGCTACTGTTTGAGCACAGCGAGTTTAATCTTTACAGTATTCATGCCGAGTTGGAGCAGCGGATCCGACGTGAGTCGCTACCTGTGCGATTAATGCCGATCCTCGGTTCAATCAGAAATCCAAGGCTCTTGCTGGATATAATGCGCTCCTGGGAGGTTAGCACAGTTTATCATGCGGCAGCGTATAAACATGTACCAATGGTCGAGCAAAATATTGCCGAGGGTGTGATGAACAATGTGTTTGGCTCGCTGTATACCGCCCAAGCTGCGGTGAAGGCTGGAGTCGAACATTTTGTTTTGATCTCGACCGACAAGGCAGTGCGCCCGACCAATGTGATGGGTAGTACCAAACGTCTTGCTGAGATGGCGCTGCAGGCTCTAAGCCGGCAGTCGGCACCTACATTGTTCAACGATGGCGAAACGATCAACCAGGTTAACAATACACGTTTCACGATGGTGCGATTTGGCAATGTACTGGGTTCATCGGGTTCGGTGATCCCACGCTTTCACGATCAGATCAAACGCGGTGGCCCGGTGACGGTGACACACCCAAATATTACCCGATATTTTATGACGATCCCTGAGGCTGCACAGCTGGTTATCCAGGCTGGTGCCATGGGGGAGGGCGGCGATGTGTTTGTGTTGGATATGGGCAAGCCGGTGAAAATTGCCGAGTTGGCAGAGAAGATGATTCACCTCAGTGGCTGCAGCGTGCGCTCTGAGAGGGATCCGCATGGTGACATTGCAATTGAGTTCACAGGCTTACGACCCGGTGAGAAACTCTATGAAGAGTTATTGATTGGTGACAACGTCAGCCCAACCGATCATCCGATGATTAGATGTGCTACAGAAGACCACTTGTCTTGGGAAACTTTCAAGATTGTTTTGGCTCAACTGCTACATGCGTTAGAGCGTGATGATTATGAATGCGTGCGTCAGCTGCTGCGGGAAACCGTGAGTGGTTACACCCCGGAAGGGGAAATTATAGACTGGATTCACCAGAGGCGATGTAGAGAGCCTGAGTTGGCCTAA
- a CDS encoding MraY family glycosyltransferase: protein MIIWLLLPIVVGISFFATGVLRQYALAQDLIDIPNMRSSHSVPTPRGGGVAIVLSFLTALPVLALTNMLPWVVMWALLGSGAGVAVIGFLDDHGHIPAPWRLLGHFTAAIWALFWLGGLPPLNLLGMALDLGWLGHVLAAFYLVWLLNLYNFMDGIDGIASIEAICVCLGGALLYAIPDFSGSSQTTAYIVLVLLAAAVTGFLFWNFPPARVFMGDAGSGFLGITLGILSLQATWVAPQLMWSWLILLGVFMVDATWTMMRRLIHGSKVYEAHRSHAYQFASRQFGKHLPVTLVVLGINMLWLLPLALSVGLGKLDGLLGLLVAYLPLVVLAVKFNAGGRE from the coding sequence ATGATTATTTGGTTATTGTTGCCTATTGTGGTGGGCATTTCGTTCTTCGCAACTGGTGTGTTGCGTCAGTATGCTTTAGCTCAAGATCTTATAGACATCCCTAACATGCGCAGCTCGCATTCGGTCCCAACACCCCGCGGTGGTGGGGTAGCCATCGTGCTGTCCTTTCTGACGGCTTTACCGGTTTTGGCCTTAACTAATATGCTGCCATGGGTGGTGATGTGGGCGCTGTTGGGGTCGGGGGCTGGAGTAGCTGTGATTGGTTTTCTGGATGACCACGGCCATATACCGGCACCTTGGCGGTTATTGGGGCACTTTACAGCAGCCATTTGGGCTTTGTTCTGGCTGGGTGGGCTGCCGCCACTGAATCTGTTAGGAATGGCACTAGACCTGGGTTGGCTTGGTCATGTGCTAGCAGCGTTCTATCTGGTGTGGCTGCTGAATCTCTATAATTTCATGGATGGCATTGATGGCATCGCCAGTATCGAAGCTATTTGTGTGTGCTTGGGTGGGGCTCTGCTATATGCGATACCGGACTTCTCGGGCTCCTCACAAACCACGGCTTACATCGTGTTGGTACTATTAGCGGCTGCGGTAACAGGGTTTCTGTTTTGGAACTTTCCGCCTGCACGAGTATTTATGGGAGATGCGGGCAGCGGTTTTCTTGGCATTACTCTAGGAATTCTGTCCCTGCAAGCCACTTGGGTGGCACCGCAATTGATGTGGAGTTGGTTGATTCTGCTCGGGGTGTTTATGGTCGATGCTACCTGGACGATGATGCGTCGCTTAATCCATGGTAGCAAGGTCTATGAGGCGCACCGTAGCCATGCCTATCAGTTCGCCTCGCGTCAGTTTGGCAAGCACTTACCGGTGACTTTGGTAGTATTGGGGATCAATATGCTTTGGCTGCTGCCACTTGCATTATCGGTCGGATTGGGAAAGCTCGATGGTTTACTTGGTTTACTGGTTGCTTATCTCCCGCTGGTAGTCCTTGCGGTAAAGTTCAATGCGGGGGGGCGGGAATAG
- a CDS encoding Lrp/AsnC ligand binding domain-containing protein has protein sequence MSRQLEDLDRIDRQILRILQRHGRLPNVELARRVNLSPTPCLERVKRLEREGFIRDYVALLDPLKVHAGLVVYIQVTLNNTASEALEAFNQHVAGLEEVQECHMVAGGFDYLVKIRIKDMLGYRRFLGEKLASLPGVRETHTYVVMEEVKTDTAVAVPDPEPKTKSGRRSV, from the coding sequence ATGTCTCGACAGTTGGAAGATCTCGATCGTATTGATCGCCAAATACTGCGCATTCTGCAACGCCATGGACGCCTACCGAATGTAGAACTGGCACGCAGGGTGAATCTCAGCCCCACCCCCTGCCTGGAGCGAGTCAAGCGCCTGGAGCGGGAAGGCTTTATCCGGGACTATGTCGCATTGCTGGACCCCCTTAAGGTCCATGCCGGCCTGGTTGTCTATATTCAGGTCACACTGAATAACACCGCCTCCGAAGCCTTGGAAGCCTTTAACCAGCACGTAGCCGGTCTGGAGGAAGTGCAGGAGTGCCATATGGTTGCAGGTGGTTTTGACTATCTTGTGAAAATTCGTATTAAGGACATGCTCGGGTATCGCCGCTTTCTTGGCGAAAAGCTTGCCTCACTGCCAGGTGTACGCGAAACCCACACTTATGTGGTGATGGAAGAAGTCAAGACGGATACTGCCGTAGCCGTACCGGACCCCGAGCCCAAGACCAAATCTGGCCGGCGTTCCGTGTAA
- the putA gene encoding bifunctional proline dehydrogenase/L-glutamate gamma-semialdehyde dehydrogenase PutA: MSTSFAGDLHTARKRIHQYLHADENHCVSELLAGPRPNDALRKRILSNSRELVRHSRKQRSKRGTLDAFLQQFGLSNKEGVALMCLAESLLRVPDADTADKLIAEKVHSGNWASHRGQSDSLFVNASTWGLMLTGSVVELDADITEQPSHWMKRLISRIGEPMVRTSMMQAMRIMGGQYVLGRTIEEALKRGPRENLPGTRFSFDMLGEGARTMADAQRYFDAYRMAIEAIGKSNTKCDVVETNGISIKLSALHPRYTALQRERVMGELLPQVKRLCVAAAKYGMGLNIDAEEAERLEISLDIFEALARDPELKDWQGLGFVLQAYQKRAPYVADWLIALGRDTGRKLMVRLVKGAYWDSEIKHAQQLGLTDYPVYTRKCHTDLSYQVCAKKLLDAGSAIYPQFATHNAYTVGLVLALAGDRTDFEFQRLHGMGHLLYAQIEVVHGQGVPVRVYAPVGAHRDLLPYLVRRLLENGANSSFVNRFMDEETPVEALVQDTLELSEACTPYRHPQIPVPEDIYMGAEALPRKNAHGIELTDSLAVAPLMEALENQRGKHFLGGPIIDGVMGNAEEPVYNPATGEVIGHTANTDKHLIEQAYTSATEAQIGWDRLGGSQRADILDRVADFYEKKASELATIICLEAGRTLNDGISEVREAVDFCRYYANAARQYFSDPTELPGPTGEQNQLYLGGCGVFVAISPWNFPLAIFTGQVVAALAAGNAVLAKPAEQTPIIAAHAVRMMLDAGVPAKVLHLITGSGAAVGKLLIEDPRLGGVAFTGSTETARLINQQLAAKEGPIVPLIAETGGQNVMIVDSTALPEQVVDDVIQSAFLSAGQRCSALRILCVQDVIADNLLTMLKGACEELTLGDPGKLETDIGPVIDAKAQGMLEAHRERMSREAKPLFTFDEDKVPDKGTFFGPQVVEIEDFSILKREVFGPFLHVIRFKAEELDEVIRRINATGYGLTFGLHSRIEGRAQAVFKRVNAGNCYVNRDMVGAVVGVNPFGGRGLSGTGPKAGGPRYLFRFGSEKTKTINTVATGGNTQLFTLGQ, from the coding sequence ATGTCGACAAGCTTCGCCGGAGATCTACACACTGCCCGGAAACGGATACACCAGTATTTGCATGCCGACGAAAACCACTGCGTAAGTGAACTCCTGGCCGGGCCCCGCCCAAATGACGCCCTGCGCAAGAGAATCCTGAGCAACTCCCGCGAGCTGGTGCGCCACTCGCGCAAACAGCGTAGCAAACGCGGTACTCTGGACGCGTTCCTGCAGCAGTTCGGCCTTTCTAACAAGGAAGGCGTGGCCTTGATGTGTCTGGCGGAGTCTTTACTTCGGGTTCCCGATGCGGATACTGCCGACAAACTGATTGCAGAGAAAGTGCATTCCGGCAACTGGGCCAGCCATCGTGGCCAATCTGACTCCCTGTTTGTGAACGCCTCCACCTGGGGTTTAATGCTCACCGGCAGTGTTGTTGAGCTGGATGCGGATATCACCGAGCAACCATCGCACTGGATGAAACGCCTGATCAGCCGCATCGGTGAGCCGATGGTGCGAACTTCCATGATGCAGGCCATGAGGATCATGGGGGGCCAGTATGTTCTGGGGCGCACCATCGAAGAGGCACTGAAGCGTGGGCCCAGGGAAAACCTGCCGGGCACCCGCTTCTCATTTGACATGCTCGGCGAAGGAGCGCGCACCATGGCCGACGCCCAGCGCTATTTCGATGCCTATAGGATGGCGATTGAAGCGATTGGCAAAAGCAACACCAAGTGCGATGTGGTAGAAACCAATGGAATTTCCATCAAATTGTCCGCCCTGCATCCCCGATACACCGCCCTCCAGCGTGAACGTGTCATGGGCGAACTGCTGCCCCAGGTGAAGCGCCTGTGTGTGGCCGCAGCCAAATACGGGATGGGCCTGAATATCGATGCGGAAGAGGCCGAGCGCCTTGAGATTTCTCTGGATATTTTTGAGGCACTGGCGCGAGACCCGGAACTGAAAGACTGGCAGGGGCTGGGCTTTGTTTTGCAGGCCTACCAGAAACGCGCACCATACGTGGCTGACTGGCTGATTGCACTGGGCCGCGATACTGGCCGCAAACTGATGGTGCGACTGGTAAAAGGTGCCTACTGGGACAGCGAGATCAAGCATGCACAGCAACTGGGTCTCACTGATTACCCGGTGTATACCCGCAAGTGCCATACCGACCTGTCTTATCAGGTATGCGCGAAGAAATTGCTGGACGCCGGCAGCGCCATCTACCCCCAGTTCGCCACCCATAATGCCTATACTGTGGGCCTGGTTCTGGCGCTGGCCGGTGACCGTACCGATTTTGAATTCCAGCGTCTGCACGGCATGGGCCATCTACTGTATGCGCAGATTGAAGTGGTCCACGGCCAAGGTGTGCCGGTGCGGGTTTATGCACCCGTGGGTGCACACCGCGACCTGTTGCCTTATCTGGTGCGCCGCCTCCTCGAAAATGGGGCCAACAGTTCATTTGTAAACCGTTTTATGGATGAGGAAACCCCGGTTGAGGCGCTGGTGCAGGATACCCTCGAGCTGAGTGAGGCCTGCACCCCCTATCGCCACCCGCAAATTCCGGTACCCGAAGATATTTATATGGGCGCAGAAGCCCTGCCAAGAAAAAACGCACACGGCATTGAATTGACCGACTCCCTTGCAGTTGCGCCTTTGATGGAAGCACTGGAAAACCAGCGCGGCAAACACTTCCTCGGCGGCCCTATCATAGATGGTGTTATGGGCAATGCGGAAGAACCGGTTTATAACCCCGCTACCGGCGAAGTGATTGGCCACACGGCCAATACCGACAAACACCTGATCGAGCAAGCCTACACTTCCGCGACTGAAGCGCAGATCGGCTGGGATCGCCTGGGCGGCAGCCAGCGTGCGGATATTCTGGACAGAGTCGCTGACTTCTATGAAAAGAAAGCCAGTGAACTTGCCACCATTATCTGCCTGGAAGCGGGGCGCACCCTCAATGACGGCATCAGTGAAGTGCGTGAAGCGGTGGATTTCTGTCGCTACTACGCCAATGCCGCCCGCCAGTATTTCAGTGATCCCACCGAGCTGCCCGGCCCAACCGGTGAGCAGAACCAGCTGTACCTGGGTGGTTGCGGTGTATTTGTAGCGATCAGTCCCTGGAACTTTCCTCTGGCTATCTTTACCGGTCAGGTGGTTGCCGCTCTGGCAGCGGGCAATGCGGTACTGGCTAAGCCCGCTGAGCAGACGCCGATTATCGCTGCCCACGCTGTGCGCATGATGCTCGATGCCGGTGTGCCGGCGAAAGTGCTGCACCTCATTACCGGCAGCGGCGCTGCCGTGGGTAAACTGCTGATCGAAGATCCGCGTCTGGGCGGTGTGGCCTTTACCGGCTCCACCGAAACCGCACGGCTGATTAACCAGCAGCTGGCCGCCAAGGAGGGCCCGATTGTACCGCTGATCGCAGAAACCGGAGGTCAGAATGTCATGATTGTGGACTCCACTGCCCTGCCGGAGCAGGTTGTAGACGACGTGATACAGTCCGCCTTTCTCAGTGCTGGCCAACGCTGCTCCGCTCTGCGTATTCTCTGTGTACAGGATGTCATCGCCGACAATCTGCTGACTATGCTCAAGGGTGCTTGTGAAGAGTTAACCCTGGGTGATCCCGGTAAACTGGAAACCGATATTGGCCCGGTTATCGACGCAAAAGCACAGGGCATGCTGGAGGCGCACCGTGAACGCATGAGCAGGGAAGCCAAGCCACTATTTACTTTTGACGAAGATAAAGTACCTGATAAAGGCACGTTCTTTGGTCCGCAAGTTGTGGAAATCGAGGATTTCTCCATACTTAAGCGCGAGGTGTTCGGCCCTTTCCTGCATGTGATACGTTTTAAGGCGGAGGAACTGGATGAGGTCATCCGCCGTATCAACGCCACCGGCTACGGCCTTACCTTTGGTCTGCATTCGCGCATAGAAGGGCGTGCCCAAGCGGTATTCAAACGTGTGAATGCGGGCAACTGCTATGTGAACCGGGATATGGTGGGTGCAGTCGTGGGGGTAAACCCCTTTGGAGGCCGGGGCCTCTCCGGCACAGGCCCCAAGGCCGGTGGACCACGCTACCTGTTTCGCTTTGGCAGTGAAAAAACCAAGACCATCAATACAGTTGCCACTGGTGGCAATACCCAGTTGTTTACGCTGGGGCAGTGA
- a CDS encoding acyl-CoA dehydrogenase family protein: MDFSLSEEQQMIQEAAKQFAESELKPIAAELDRTGNRQLLLKKLKQLAELGFMGINVDPEYGGTGAGTIAFCLAITELARGCASTATTTSVTNMVAEVIQAVGNEAQRQKYLPKLCSGEYPAGSFCLTEPGSGSDAAAMRTRAVKEGDEYVLNGSKLFISSAEFAGVFVVWAVTDPSAAKGKGISCFLVEAGTPGLIIGKAEEKMGQKASVTNEVSFDHCRIPADNLLGEEHRGFRIAAGELAGGRIGIGALALGIGLEALDCARAYMHEREQFGRKLAQFQGLQWQLADKYTELEGARLLLLQAAWQKDAEMPFGPAASMGKLFASEKANEACYLALQIHGGVGYTREYPLERMSRDVRITTIYEGTSEIQRLIIARHLLNVR; this comes from the coding sequence ATGGATTTTTCACTGAGTGAAGAACAGCAGATGATTCAGGAAGCAGCGAAACAGTTTGCCGAAAGCGAACTGAAACCGATCGCCGCTGAACTTGACAGAACCGGTAACCGCCAGTTGCTGTTGAAAAAACTCAAACAGCTGGCCGAACTGGGCTTTATGGGCATCAATGTAGATCCGGAGTATGGCGGCACTGGCGCAGGAACTATCGCTTTCTGCCTGGCCATTACCGAACTGGCGCGCGGCTGTGCCTCTACGGCAACCACCACCTCTGTCACCAATATGGTGGCCGAAGTTATCCAGGCAGTTGGAAATGAAGCGCAACGACAAAAGTACCTCCCGAAGCTTTGTAGCGGCGAATACCCGGCGGGTTCCTTTTGTCTGACAGAACCGGGTTCCGGCTCAGATGCCGCGGCCATGCGCACCCGGGCCGTGAAGGAAGGCGATGAATATGTATTAAACGGCAGCAAACTGTTTATCAGTAGTGCTGAGTTTGCGGGTGTCTTTGTTGTCTGGGCGGTAACTGACCCCAGCGCGGCAAAGGGCAAGGGGATTTCCTGCTTTCTGGTGGAGGCAGGCACCCCGGGTCTGATTATCGGCAAGGCCGAAGAGAAGATGGGACAGAAGGCCTCTGTCACCAACGAGGTCTCTTTCGATCATTGCCGTATTCCCGCCGACAACCTATTGGGTGAAGAGCATCGCGGTTTCCGCATCGCTGCAGGGGAACTTGCCGGGGGGCGTATTGGTATTGGTGCCCTGGCGCTCGGTATCGGCCTGGAAGCCCTGGACTGTGCCCGTGCTTACATGCATGAGCGGGAGCAATTTGGCAGGAAATTGGCACAATTCCAGGGGCTGCAATGGCAACTGGCGGACAAATATACCGAACTGGAAGGTGCACGCCTGCTGCTGCTACAGGCGGCCTGGCAGAAAGATGCGGAGATGCCCTTTGGTCCAGCGGCTTCCATGGGCAAGCTGTTTGCCAGTGAAAAAGCCAACGAAGCCTGCTATCTGGCACTGCAGATTCACGGGGGCGTGGGTTACACCCGTGAATACCCCCTGGAACGCATGAGTCGCGATGTGCGTATCACAACGATCTACGAAGGCACCAGCGAAATCCAGCGCCTGATTATCGCACGCCATTTACTCAATGTGCGCTAA